The Streptomyces sp. cg36 genomic interval GCGAGATAGAGCTCGACCGGGCCAACGGGCTGCTCGGCAAGACCTGCATCCACCCCTCCCACGTGGTGCCGGTGCACGCCCTGTCCGTGGTCAGCCACGAGGAGTACAGCGACGCGCGGGACATCCTGCGCCCCGAGCGGGGCGGGGGAGGGGTGCTGCGCTCGGCGTACACCAACAAGATGAACGAGGTGAAGCCGCACCGCGCCTGGGCCGAGCGGACCCTGCTGCGCGCCGAGGTCTTCGGCGTCGCGCACGAGGACGCCGGCTTCGTGGAGCTGCTCACCGCCGGCCTGTCCGGATGACCGGCTCAGAGATACGCAGAGGATTCGACAACGTGGTGGTCTGGTCGGGAACGTGGGTCGCGCGGCGGCTCGGGGTCGAACTCCAGGGCGACGAGCGGTTGCCCGGGCTGCTGGGCCTGGCCCTGCGCCGCAACCCCAAGCGCGCGCACCTGCTGGTCTCCAACGTGCTGGGCAAGCACGTGCCGCAGTGGCCCTCGCGGGTGTACGGGGCGGGGTTCGCGCTGGGCGAGGAGGTGCGGGAGCTGCTCGGCCCCGACGCGGCCGGGGCGGTCGTCCTCGGGTACGCGGAGACGGCCACCGGCCTCGGGCACGCGGTGGCCGACGGGATCGGGGTGGCGCCGTACCTCCACTCCACCCGCCGCCCGGTCGCCGGGGTGGCGCGCGCGGGCGGCTTCGAGGAGTCCCACTCCCACGCGACCTCGCACCTGCTGCTGCCGGAGGATCCGGCGCTGCTGGCCGGGGAGGGGGCGCTGGTCCTGGTCGACGACGAGTTCTCGACGGGCAACACCGTCCTGAACACGATCCGGAGCCTGCACGCCCGCTTCCCGCGCTCGCGGTACGTGATAGTCGCCCTGGTCGACATGCGCTCCCCGGCCGACCGGGACCGCCTGACCGCGTTCGCGGCGGAGATCGGGGCCGAGGTGTCCCTGGTCGCCTCGGCAGCAGGAACGGTTCTGCTGCCGGAGGGGGTGCTGGAGCGGGGGATGGCGCTGGTGGCCGAGCACGAGCGGGGGGCTGAGCCGGAGGCGGCGGCGGGGGCCGTGCCGGGCGCCCCGGACGTGGTGGCGGGGCCCGTGGCGGACGGGGTGGCGGGGCCCGGCCCGGACGTCCCGGACGCGGTGATGGGGCAGGTCCCGGGCGCGGCGGACGTGGTGGCGGGGCCCGGGCCGCGCGCTGCGGCCGTGGCGGCCGGGCACGTCCCGGGCGCGGCGGAGGTGCCGGCTGGGCACGAGTCCCTGCCGGATGCGGCGGCCGGGGTGGCCGCGCGCGAGCCGGACGTCCCGGACGCGGACGCCTCGGACGCGGCGGCGGGGGCCGTGCCGGGCGTGGTGGCCCGGTCCCTCCCGGACGCGGTGGCCGGGCTGCCCCGTGGCGGGGAGCCGTCGCTCGGGGCGGGCGGCCGTGGTGGGCGCGAGGCGGAGCGTGCCGCCGCCCGCGTGCGCGCCGTCGACCTCGCCTGGCCCCCCGGTCTCCCCGACGGGGGCCGCCACGGGTTCACCCCCGCGCACCGGGGCGCGCTGGACGCCGCCCTGCCCGGGATGGCCGCCGCCCTGGCGGGGGCGCTGGGGGACACCCCCGGCCGCACCCTCGTCCTCGGCTTCGAGGAGCTGATGTACGCCCCGCTCCGCCTCGGCCTCGCCCTGGAGGACGCGGGCGTGGATGTCCGGTTCTCCACCACCACCCGCTCCCCGGTGCTGGCCGTGGACGACCCCGGCTACGCCATCCGCACCCGGCTCGTCTTCCCCGCCCACGACGCGCCCGCCGACGGCCCCGGCGAGCGGTACGCCTACAACGTGGCGGGCGCCGGATTCGACAGCGTCGTCGCCGTCGTCGACTCCACCGCCGACACCCCCGAACTGCACGCCCCCGACGGGCTGCTGGCCCGGCTCGCCGCGCACGTCCCGCGCGTCGTGCTGGCCGTCGTCCCCTCGTACGTACCCGAAGGTGCCCCCATGCCCCAGCCCCTGCCCGAGCCCCTGCGCGGGCCCGACTTCTCCTCGTACGCGCCCGACGAGGTCGGCTGGCTGCTCAAGGACCTCTCCGGGGTGGAGCTGGAGGCGCCCACCGAGGAGCGCGAGGAGGCCATCCAGAGCGGCGGCGCGCACTACGCCGAGTCGCTGCCGGTCGAGTACCAGCCCTCGCCCCAGTACCAGGAGCTCTTCCACGCCGCGCTGGACGCCTCGGCCGACCGGATCGCGCGGGCCGTCGGCACGGTGACCGAGACCGTCCTGGCCGAGCTCCCCCAGCGGCGCGGGCGCGGCGGGGCCGCCCCGGGGCCCGTCCTGGTCTCGCTGGCCCGCGCGGGCACCCCCGTGGGCGTCCTGATGCGCCGCTGGGCGCGGCTGCGCCACGGCCTGGACCTGCCGCACTACGCCGTCTCCATCGTGCGCGGCCGGGGCATCGACCCCAACGCGCTGCGCTGGCTCGCCGCCCACCACGACCCGGCCGACGTGGTCTTCGTCGACGGCTGGACCGGCAAGGGCGCCATCACCCGCGAACTGGCCGCCGCCGTCGCCGAGTTCGAGGCCGCCGAGGGCGTCACCGGCTTCGACCCGGAGATCGCCGTCCTCGCCGACCCGGGCTCGTGCGTACGCACCTACGGCACCCGGGACGACTTCCTGATCCCGTCCGCCTGCCTCAACTCCACCGTCTCCGGGCTCATATCGCGGACCGTGCTGCGCGCGGACCTGATCGGGCCCGGCGACTTCCACGGCGCCAAGTTCTACCGCGAGCTCGCCGGGGCGGACGTCTCCGGCGCCTTCCTCGACGCCGTCACCGCCCGCTTCGACGACGTCGCCGCCGACGTGGACGCCGAGGCCAAGCTGCTCCAGGCCGCCGACCGCAGCCCCACCTGGGAGGGCTGGGCGGCGGTCGAGCGGATCAGCGAGGAGTACGGCATCCACGACGTCAACCTGGTCAAGCCCGGCGTCGGCGAGACCACCCGCGTCCTGCTGCGCCGTGTCCCCTGGAAGATCCTGGCCCACCGGGGCGCCGGGGCCGACCTCGACCACGTACGCCTCCTTGCGGAGCAGCGCGGGGTTCCGGTCGAATGGGTCGACGATCTGCCGTACAGCTGCGTAGGTCTGATCCACCCCCAGTACACGCGCGGGGCGACCGGCGCCGACGGCAAGGCGGTGGCCACCCGATGAGCACCCTGATCGCCAGCGACCTCGACCGCACGCTGATCTACTCGGCGGCGGCCCTCGACCTGACCATGCCCGACCCCCGGGCGCCCCGGCTGCTCTGCGTGGAGATCCACGAGCACAAGCCGCTCTCGTACATGACCGAGCGCGCGGCGGCGCTGCTGAGCGCGCTGAAGGCGGAGCCGGGGACGGTGTTCGTGCCGACCACGACCCGCACCCGCAAGCAGTACCAGCGCATCCAACTGCCCGGCCTGCCCGCGAAGTTCGCGATCTGCGCCAACGGCGGCCAGCTGCTGGTCGATGGCGTCGCGGACCGCGACTGGCGGCGCCTGGTGGGGGCGCGCATCGACGCCGAGTGCGCCACCCTGGACGAGGTCCGGGCGCACATCGCGGCCGTCGCCGACCCGGTGTGGCTGCGCAAGGAGCGGGTCGCCGAGGACCTGTTCGCGTATCTGGTCGTCGAGCGCGCGCTGCTGCCCGACGGCTGGCTGGAGGAGCTCTCCGCCTGGGCCGAGCCGCGCGGCTGGACCGTCTCGCTCCAGGGGCGCAAGATCTACGCGGTGCCCCGGCCGCTCACCAAGAGCGCGGCCGTCCACGAGGTGGCACGCCGGACCGGCGCCGAACTCACCCTGGCCGCCGGGGACTCGCTGCTCGACGCGGACCTGCTGCTCGCCGCCGACCTGGGCTGGCGGCCGGGCCACGGCGAACTCGCCGACGCGGGCTGGACCGCGCCGCACGTCGGGGTCCTCGACGAGCGGGGCGTCCTCGCGGGCGAGGAGATCGTCCGCCGGTTCGCGGCCCGCGCCGCCGAGGCCGCCGCCTCGGCCGACCCGGCCGGATCCACCGGCGCCGACACCGCCCCGGATGCCCCGGCGACGGCCTGACCGGTCGCATACTCGTCCCCATGGCCAAGGGAAACAGCACCAGGATCACGGACGAGTTGTACGCGTACATGCTGGCG includes:
- a CDS encoding phosphoribosyltransferase, coding for MTGSEIRRGFDNVVVWSGTWVARRLGVELQGDERLPGLLGLALRRNPKRAHLLVSNVLGKHVPQWPSRVYGAGFALGEEVRELLGPDAAGAVVLGYAETATGLGHAVADGIGVAPYLHSTRRPVAGVARAGGFEESHSHATSHLLLPEDPALLAGEGALVLVDDEFSTGNTVLNTIRSLHARFPRSRYVIVALVDMRSPADRDRLTAFAAEIGAEVSLVASAAGTVLLPEGVLERGMALVAEHERGAEPEAAAGAVPGAPDVVAGPVADGVAGPGPDVPDAVMGQVPGAADVVAGPGPRAAAVAAGHVPGAAEVPAGHESLPDAAAGVAAREPDVPDADASDAAAGAVPGVVARSLPDAVAGLPRGGEPSLGAGGRGGREAERAAARVRAVDLAWPPGLPDGGRHGFTPAHRGALDAALPGMAAALAGALGDTPGRTLVLGFEELMYAPLRLGLALEDAGVDVRFSTTTRSPVLAVDDPGYAIRTRLVFPAHDAPADGPGERYAYNVAGAGFDSVVAVVDSTADTPELHAPDGLLARLAAHVPRVVLAVVPSYVPEGAPMPQPLPEPLRGPDFSSYAPDEVGWLLKDLSGVELEAPTEEREEAIQSGGAHYAESLPVEYQPSPQYQELFHAALDASADRIARAVGTVTETVLAELPQRRGRGGAAPGPVLVSLARAGTPVGVLMRRWARLRHGLDLPHYAVSIVRGRGIDPNALRWLAAHHDPADVVFVDGWTGKGAITRELAAAVAEFEAAEGVTGFDPEIAVLADPGSCVRTYGTRDDFLIPSACLNSTVSGLISRTVLRADLIGPGDFHGAKFYRELAGADVSGAFLDAVTARFDDVAADVDAEAKLLQAADRSPTWEGWAAVERISEEYGIHDVNLVKPGVGETTRVLLRRVPWKILAHRGAGADLDHVRLLAEQRGVPVEWVDDLPYSCVGLIHPQYTRGATGADGKAVATR
- a CDS encoding HAD family hydrolase; this encodes MSTLIASDLDRTLIYSAAALDLTMPDPRAPRLLCVEIHEHKPLSYMTERAAALLSALKAEPGTVFVPTTTRTRKQYQRIQLPGLPAKFAICANGGQLLVDGVADRDWRRLVGARIDAECATLDEVRAHIAAVADPVWLRKERVAEDLFAYLVVERALLPDGWLEELSAWAEPRGWTVSLQGRKIYAVPRPLTKSAAVHEVARRTGAELTLAAGDSLLDADLLLAADLGWRPGHGELADAGWTAPHVGVLDERGVLAGEEIVRRFAARAAEAAASADPAGSTGADTAPDAPATA